Proteins encoded in a region of the Ruegeria sp. AD91A genome:
- a CDS encoding aldehyde dehydrogenase family protein — translation MGQILKCVSPIDGSVFAEREVLSRDAAFGAAARARAAQAEWATRPLQERIDLVMAGVAAIGAMNDEIVPELAHMMGRPVRYGGEFGGFNERASHMAKIAEASLADIAVGEDETFKRYIKRIPHGVVFVVAPWNYPYMTAINTVAPALIAGNTVVLKHATQTLLVGERMARAFHSAGVPEDVFQNVFLNHDVTNDLIAGNAFDFVNFTGSVGGGQAMERAAAGTFTGVGTELGGKDPGYVMDDADLDAAVDTLIDGAMFNSGQCCCGIERIYVHESLYDDFVAKAVDIVKGYKLGNPLDAETTIGPMANVRFADEVRAQIAEAVASGAVAHIDTFAEDDGGACLTPQILTNVTHDMRVMRDESFGPVVGIMKVSSDEEAIALMNDSEFGLTASLWTRDVDRAARVGDRIETGTVFMNRADYLDPGLCWTGCKNTGRGGGLSVIGYHNLTRPKSYHLKKVTG, via the coding sequence ATGGGGCAGATATTGAAATGTGTCTCGCCGATCGACGGATCGGTTTTTGCCGAACGTGAAGTATTGTCGCGAGACGCCGCTTTCGGGGCCGCAGCCCGCGCTCGGGCTGCTCAGGCGGAATGGGCGACCCGTCCGTTGCAGGAGCGGATTGATCTTGTGATGGCTGGCGTGGCCGCCATTGGTGCCATGAACGATGAGATCGTGCCCGAACTGGCCCATATGATGGGTCGCCCGGTGCGTTATGGTGGTGAGTTCGGTGGGTTCAACGAACGCGCAAGCCACATGGCGAAGATTGCCGAGGCGTCCCTGGCAGATATCGCTGTGGGCGAGGATGAGACGTTCAAGCGTTATATCAAGCGCATCCCGCACGGGGTCGTCTTTGTGGTGGCGCCCTGGAACTATCCTTACATGACGGCGATCAACACGGTCGCACCGGCGCTTATCGCGGGCAACACGGTCGTCCTGAAACACGCCACCCAGACCTTGCTGGTGGGCGAGCGCATGGCAAGGGCGTTCCATTCGGCGGGTGTGCCCGAGGACGTGTTCCAGAACGTCTTTCTGAACCACGATGTTACGAACGACCTGATTGCGGGTAACGCGTTTGATTTTGTGAACTTCACCGGTTCGGTCGGCGGCGGCCAGGCGATGGAACGTGCCGCGGCCGGCACATTTACTGGCGTCGGCACCGAGCTGGGCGGCAAGGATCCCGGCTATGTCATGGACGACGCCGATCTGGATGCCGCAGTCGACACGCTGATTGACGGTGCGATGTTCAATTCGGGCCAGTGTTGTTGTGGTATTGAGCGGATCTATGTCCACGAAAGCCTCTATGATGACTTTGTCGCCAAGGCGGTGGACATCGTGAAGGGGTACAAACTGGGCAACCCGCTGGATGCCGAGACAACGATTGGCCCGATGGCCAATGTGCGTTTTGCCGATGAGGTGCGAGCACAGATCGCCGAGGCGGTTGCATCCGGCGCGGTCGCGCATATCGACACCTTCGCTGAAGACGATGGTGGCGCGTGCCTGACACCGCAAATCCTGACCAATGTCACCCATGACATGCGCGTGATGCGGGACGAGAGCTTTGGGCCCGTGGTGGGCATCATGAAAGTGTCATCCGACGAAGAGGCCATCGCATTGATGAATGACAGTGAGTTTGGCCTGACCGCCAGCCTGTGGACCCGTGATGTGGATCGTGCGGCGCGGGTAGGTGACCGGATTGAAACGGGCACTGTGTTCATGAACCGCGCCGACTATCTGGACCCCGGCCTGTGCTGGACGGGCTGCAAGAATACCGGGCGCGGCGGCGGTCTGTCCGTGATCGGATATCACAACCTGACACGTCCCAAATCCTACCACCTCAAAAAGGTAACGGGCTAA
- a CDS encoding iron-containing alcohol dehydrogenase — MTLVGNWSYPTAIKFGAGRIRELPEACAAAGMKKPLLVTDKGLADLPITTATLDIMDAAGLGRGVFSDVDPNPNEKNLEAGVATYNAGGHDGVIAFGGGSGLDLGKMVAFMAGQTRPVWDFEDIDDWWTRADADVIAPIIAVPTTAGTGSEVGRASVITNSETHAKKIIFHPKVLPTVVICDPDLTVGMPKFITAGTGLDAFAHCVEAFSSPHYHPMSQGIALEGMRLVKEYLPRAYADGTDIEARAQMMSAAAMGATAFQKGLGAIHAMSHPIGAVFNTHHGTTNAVCMPAVLDFNAPAIADRFQQAAAYLDIDGGFDGFRAFVQDFNDSLGIPRTLSDLGVTEASIAELVEGAIVDPSCGGNPIELTKDNLTQLFKAAL, encoded by the coding sequence ATGACACTTGTTGGAAACTGGTCCTATCCGACCGCCATCAAATTCGGAGCCGGGCGCATCAGGGAATTACCCGAAGCCTGCGCCGCCGCCGGAATGAAGAAGCCATTGCTGGTCACGGACAAGGGGCTGGCCGATCTGCCCATCACCACCGCGACACTGGATATCATGGACGCCGCTGGCCTGGGCCGTGGGGTGTTCAGCGATGTGGACCCCAACCCGAATGAGAAGAACCTCGAGGCTGGAGTTGCGACCTACAACGCGGGTGGCCATGACGGGGTGATCGCCTTTGGCGGCGGCTCCGGGCTGGATCTGGGCAAGATGGTCGCATTCATGGCGGGTCAGACCCGCCCCGTTTGGGATTTTGAGGATATCGACGACTGGTGGACCCGTGCCGATGCCGACGTTATCGCGCCAATCATTGCGGTTCCGACCACCGCAGGGACAGGGTCGGAAGTGGGCCGCGCAAGCGTCATCACCAATTCTGAGACCCATGCCAAGAAGATCATCTTTCATCCCAAGGTTCTGCCCACCGTTGTGATTTGCGACCCGGATCTGACCGTCGGAATGCCCAAGTTCATCACGGCAGGAACAGGCCTGGACGCCTTCGCGCATTGCGTCGAAGCCTTCTCGAGCCCGCATTATCACCCAATGAGCCAGGGCATCGCGCTGGAAGGTATGCGACTGGTGAAGGAGTACTTGCCACGCGCTTATGCTGACGGTACCGATATCGAAGCCCGTGCCCAGATGATGAGCGCCGCTGCCATGGGCGCAACGGCATTCCAGAAGGGCCTTGGCGCGATCCACGCGATGAGCCACCCAATTGGTGCTGTATTCAACACCCATCACGGCACCACAAACGCGGTCTGCATGCCCGCTGTTCTGGACTTCAACGCCCCGGCCATTGCAGACCGGTTCCAGCAAGCCGCGGCATATCTGGACATCGACGGTGGCTTCGATGGGTTCCGCGCCTTCGTGCAGGATTTCAACGACAGCCTTGGCATCCCCCGCACTCTGTCCGACCTGGGTGTGACCGAAGCCTCAATCGCAGAGCTTGTCGAAGGGGCGATCGTCGATCCTTCATGCGGCGGAAACCCGATTGAGTTGACGAAAGACAACCTGACGCAACTGTTCAAGGCGGCTCTGTAA